In a single window of the Leopardus geoffroyi isolate Oge1 chromosome D2, O.geoffroyi_Oge1_pat1.0, whole genome shotgun sequence genome:
- the ECHS1 gene encoding enoyl-CoA hydratase, mitochondrial isoform X1 — protein sequence MAALRALLRCVRGPLRPRLGCAALRAFASGADFEYLITEKKGKDGNVGLIQLNRPKALNALCNGLMMELNRALDAFEEDPAVGAIVLTGGEKAFAAGADIKEMQSRTFQDCYSSMFLSHWDRLARVKKPVIAAVNGYALGGGCEIAMMCDIIYAGEKAQFAQPEILLGTIPGAGGTQRLTRAVGKSLAMEMVLTGDRISAQDAKQAGLVSKIFPVETLVEEAIRCAEKIASNSKIIAAMAKESVNAAFEMTLTEGNKLEKKLFYSTFATEDRKEGMTAFVEKRKASFKDQ from the exons ATGGCCGCCCTGCGCGCCCTGCTACGCTGCGTCCGCGGCCCGCTGCGCCCCCGGCTCGGCTGCGCGGCCCTGCGCGCCTTCGCCTCCG GTGCTGACTTTGAGTACCTCATCacagaaaagaaggggaaggacGGCAACGTGGGGCTGATCCAACTGAACCGCCCCAAAGCACTCAACGCGCTCTGCAACGGCCTGATGATGGAGCTCAACCGGGCACTGGACGCCTTTGAGGAGGACCCCGCTGTGGGGGCCATCGTCCTCACGGGTGGGGAGAAGGCATTTGCAG CTGGAGCCGACATCAAGGAGATGCAGAGCCGAACGTTCCAGGACTGTTACTCCAGCATGTTCTTGAGCCACTGGGACCGACTTGCCCGGGTTAAGAAGCCAGTCATAGCTGCTGTCAATGGCTACGCC CTTGGTGGCGGCTGCGAAATTGCTATGATGTGTGACATCATTTATGCCGGAGAGAAAGCCCAGTTTGCGCAGCCGGAAATCCTACTAGGAACCATCCCAG GTGCAGGGGGCACCCAGAGACTGACCCGTGCTGTTGGAAAGTCACTGGCCATGGAGATGGTCCTCACTGGTGACCGGATCTCTGCCCAGGATGCCAAGCAAGCAG GTCTTGTAAGCAAAATTTTTCCTGTGGAGACACTGGTCGAAGAAGCCATCCGGTGTGCGGAGAAAATTGCCAGCAATTCCAAAATCATAGCAGCAATGGCCAAAGAGTCCGTGAATGCAG cttttgAAATGACATTAACAGAGGGAAACAAGTTGGAGAAGAAGCTCTTCTATTCAACGTTCGCTACT GAAGACCGGAAGGAAGGGATGACTGCATttgtggaaaagagaaaggccAGTTTCAAAGACCAGTGA
- the PAOX gene encoding peroxisomal N(1)-acetyl-spermine/spermidine oxidase, whose amino-acid sequence MESSGGRAEAPGRGPRVLVVGGGIAGLGAAQRLCSHPAFRRLRVLEATSRAGGRICSERSFGGVVELGAHWIHGPSQGNPVFQLAARYQLLEEKDLSEENQLIETGGHVDLPSVSYTSSGVSVSHELVEEMAGLFYGLIDQTREFLHLPDAPVPSVGEYLKREISQRAAGWTEDEETRKLKLAVLNSFLNVECCVSGTHSMDLVALAPFGEYTVLPGLDCTFPGGYQGLTNRIMASLPEDVVVFNKPVKTIHWNGSFREASSPGETCPVLVECEDGGCFPAHHVIVTVPLGFLKERLDTFFEPPLPTQKAEAIRKIGFGTNNKIFLEFEEPFWEPGCQFIQVVWEDTSPLQDGASELQHVWFKKLIGFLVLPSFESAHVLCGFIAGLESEFMETLSDEEVLLSLTQVLRRVTGNAELPAPRSVLRSRWHSAPYTRGSYSYVAVGSSGDDVDLLAQPLPADGAEAQVLFAGEATHRAFYSTTHGALLSGWREADRLIALWDTQAQLPEPRL is encoded by the exons ATGGAGTCGAGTGGCGGTCGCGCGGAGGCCCCGGGTCGCGGCCCGCGGGTGCTGGTGGTGGGCGGTGGCATCGCGGGGCTGGGGGCGGCGCAAAGGCTCTGCAGCCACCCGGCCTTCCGGCGGCTGCGGGTCCTGGAGGCCACTTCCCGCGCCGGCGGCCGCATCTGCTCAGAGCGCAGCTTCG GTGGCGTGGTCGAGCTAGGTGCTCACTGGATCCACGGGCCCTCCCAGGGCAACCCCGTCTTCCAGCTGGCGGCCAGGTACCAGCTGCTGGAGGAAAAGGACTTGTCAGAGGAGAACCAGCTGATTGAGACTGGGGGCCACGTGGACTTGCCTTCCGTGTCCTACACTAGCTCTGGGGTAAGTGTGAGCCACGAGCTGGTGGAGGAGATGGCTGGTCTGTTCTATGGGCTCATCGACCAGACTCGGGAGTTCCTGCACCTGCCGGACGCCCCAGTGCCCAGTGTCGGGGAGTACCTGAAGAGGGAGATCAGTCAGCGTGCAGCTGGCTGGACGGAGGATGAGGAGACCAGGAAGCTCAAGCTGGCCGTCCTCAACAGCTTCTTGAACGTGGAGTGCTGTGTGAGCGGCACCCACAGCATGGACCTGGTGGCCCTCGCACCCTTCGGGGAATACACCGTGCTGCCGGGGCTGGATTGCACCTTTCCTGG GGGCTACCAGGGGCTCACAAACCGCATAATGGCCTCCTTGCCCGAGGACGTGGTAGTTTTTAACAAGCCTGTAAAGACCATTCACTGGAATGGGTCCTTCCGGGAAGCCTCTTCTCCTGGGGAGACGTGTCCGGTGTTGGTGGAGTGTGAGGACGGAGGCTGCTTCCCTGCACATCATGTCATTGTCACTGTGCCCTTAG GTTTTCTTAAAGAACGTCTGGACACCTTCTTTGAGCCCCCGCTGCCCACCCAGAAGGCAGAAGCGATCAGGAAAATCGGCTTTGGGACCAACAATAAAATCTTCCTGGAGTTTGAGGAGCCCTTCTGGGAGCCAGGCTGCCAGTTCATCCAGGTGGTGTGGGAAGACACGTCGCCCCTGCAGGACGGCGCCTCCGAGCTCCAGCACGTCTGGTTCAAGAAGCTTATTGGCTTTTTAGTCCTGCCTTCCTTCGA GTCTGCCCACGTCCTTTGTGGGTTCATTGCTGGGCTGGAGTCCGAGTTCATGGAGACCCTGTCCGACGAGGAAGTGCTTCTGTCTCTGACCCAAGTGCTCCGCAGGGTGACAG GAAACGCCGAGCTCCCCGCGCCCAGGAGCGTGCTGCGCTCGCGCTGGCACAGTGCCCCGTACACCAGGGGCTCCTACAGCTACGTGGCGGTGGGCAGCTCCGGGGACGACGTGGACCTGCTGGCGCAGCCCCTGCCTGCAGACGGCGCGGAGGCGCAG
- the ECHS1 gene encoding enoyl-CoA hydratase, mitochondrial isoform X2, translated as MAALRALLRCVRGPLRPRLGCAALRAFASGADFEYLITEKKGKDGNVGLIQLNRPKALNALCNGLMMELNRALDAFEEDPAVGAIVLTGGEKAFAAGADIKEMQSRTFQDCYSSMFLSHWDRLARVKKPVIAAVNGYALGGGCEIAMMCDIIYAGEKAQFAQPEILLGTIPGLVSKIFPVETLVEEAIRCAEKIASNSKIIAAMAKESVNAAFEMTLTEGNKLEKKLFYSTFATEDRKEGMTAFVEKRKASFKDQ; from the exons ATGGCCGCCCTGCGCGCCCTGCTACGCTGCGTCCGCGGCCCGCTGCGCCCCCGGCTCGGCTGCGCGGCCCTGCGCGCCTTCGCCTCCG GTGCTGACTTTGAGTACCTCATCacagaaaagaaggggaaggacGGCAACGTGGGGCTGATCCAACTGAACCGCCCCAAAGCACTCAACGCGCTCTGCAACGGCCTGATGATGGAGCTCAACCGGGCACTGGACGCCTTTGAGGAGGACCCCGCTGTGGGGGCCATCGTCCTCACGGGTGGGGAGAAGGCATTTGCAG CTGGAGCCGACATCAAGGAGATGCAGAGCCGAACGTTCCAGGACTGTTACTCCAGCATGTTCTTGAGCCACTGGGACCGACTTGCCCGGGTTAAGAAGCCAGTCATAGCTGCTGTCAATGGCTACGCC CTTGGTGGCGGCTGCGAAATTGCTATGATGTGTGACATCATTTATGCCGGAGAGAAAGCCCAGTTTGCGCAGCCGGAAATCCTACTAGGAACCATCCCAG GTCTTGTAAGCAAAATTTTTCCTGTGGAGACACTGGTCGAAGAAGCCATCCGGTGTGCGGAGAAAATTGCCAGCAATTCCAAAATCATAGCAGCAATGGCCAAAGAGTCCGTGAATGCAG cttttgAAATGACATTAACAGAGGGAAACAAGTTGGAGAAGAAGCTCTTCTATTCAACGTTCGCTACT GAAGACCGGAAGGAAGGGATGACTGCATttgtggaaaagagaaaggccAGTTTCAAAGACCAGTGA